The Haladaptatus cibarius D43 genome window below encodes:
- a CDS encoding S8 family serine peptidase produces the protein MTNERRKYIDAIFLSLLMILSVIGTGAVGFAGATAEQNATSVGGIAEQTKQNVPDATIDPALEGAEGTVQVLVLFEQTSVASEMDDETAIRHLKEHAAETREQPVSQLESREAVEVQNKFWLVNAVSVTINTEAVDINELATIDGVKSIVKSREYTVPEPQSSADGDVTPDDPTYGLDQIRAPQVWDELGTRGEGAKIAVLDTGVDIEHPDIELYTEDPSDPTYPGGWAEFDDSGNIVPGSEPRDSHYHGTHTSATAMGGASSGTAIGVAPEADLIHGMVIPGGSGSTEGVIGGVQWAVEENADVASLSLGAGCGLFGPVYNDAWIPVIENSRSLGTTFVSSSGNSGEGCVGSPGNDFNSLSIGASDSNRDIADFSSGQEIDKSNWENPPEDWPDTFVKPDVSAPGVDVLSAEPGGSYQELSGTSMAAPHVAGTVALMRSANPDASVEEIETALEASAEKPDDWDAPEDEKDTRYGKGIIDAYAAVDEMIFIPESELGDVNENGAVTVQDVQLTQQYLAGHDPANFNPNLADMNRDGEVTYTDLNLLQQKVQGTLEDGEIDVSNLSSPDEAEQGETINITADLENLGEEGALEEIELHIAQNESDLGDGEPAATTPVDMAPEGIDDPVDRPHESTVTFQVDTSELPGGTVHYGVFSESDSETGQMTILGSSFDVSNLNASDEVEQGETLSVSADVTNTGNQQDTQTVEYRINDLETPVLSENVTLGAGESTTVEFDANTSDIGNGTYEHGVFTEDDSETADVTVFEAFFDVTITDAPAEASAGETVNVTAEVENTGNATDEQTVEYDTMPRNVDVAVVDVSDNEHGDNIASTLEEHLDTDIYNVDVVTADELPGAMDDYDTFVVQRFGSDQVAADFLDELDADQSAVYLDSYQGASSYAYADGVYRLHNVRGDPVERDASSDSSPPVTIDIQENHPVFTGVGEVGDSVEVFTGSTIWGSWFDDYSGTILADADYGSSSAGPAVAVNDDKNEVLLSAVGRDYFTEEDEFTEDGDLLLANSVAYLSGFGSAADGTARAQDETTANVTLAPGESETVEFTHTLDDEIDPSIDWLHVVSSEDDSDQSPLDITIDRGNLTGTVTDTATGDPVEGATVSIDVAVDDGNYTAVTDENGEYRIDGVPSGTHEVSMSADGYDDVTENVTIPVDDTATLNVELDPTPGTISGTVTASDTGEGVANVTVAAEDDDGNIHETTTDENGSYSLTVTAGTYVVNVAETPGDYRPDEIVTVAPGETVDGVDFTVEPVEGVIEGYVTNAAGIPVEGANVIDADQGAFNVTTDENGYYRIENLDRGTYALRTTHDRYPDSDITFAEVAANGTTTQNLTLGTFFEVSNVSAPSEAEQGEEITVSATVTNVGEQEDTRTVFYFPPGTDFGSSVLLESQSELSEQVTLDGGESATVEFSYAIGSNMAVGDYQHGVSADEVASTSITVTENESSDESNFEVTELDAPSEADAGEQVTVSATVENTGTAAGTQSIDYLFDGAVENASERTLDPGANATVEFTATMPSEVGSYQHGVTTDDDQRLADISVVESEPDPAYFQVSDVNGPQEAEQGDEITVSATLTNTGDETATQTIWLFFMAASDTVEPDYGALGAPAMMEQYAPQSSRQVTLDGGESTTVEFSYAIDESTEPGEYEFAVSSLQETKAGSITVLTAGNQTVSHPDVPVEMPALTGEHSQFEVVA, from the coding sequence ATGACGAACGAAAGAAGAAAATATATTGACGCGATTTTTCTGTCGCTTCTGATGATACTGTCGGTGATCGGTACCGGCGCTGTCGGGTTCGCAGGAGCCACGGCGGAACAGAACGCGACATCGGTCGGAGGTATAGCAGAACAGACAAAACAAAACGTCCCCGACGCGACAATCGACCCCGCGTTGGAGGGAGCGGAGGGAACCGTACAGGTTCTCGTGCTTTTCGAACAAACGTCAGTCGCTTCTGAGATGGACGACGAGACGGCGATACGACACCTCAAAGAGCACGCCGCCGAGACGAGAGAACAACCTGTCTCGCAACTCGAATCCCGAGAGGCTGTCGAAGTACAGAACAAATTTTGGTTGGTGAACGCCGTCTCGGTGACCATCAACACCGAAGCAGTTGACATCAACGAACTGGCCACAATCGACGGCGTGAAATCCATCGTCAAAAGTCGGGAGTACACGGTTCCCGAACCCCAATCGTCCGCCGACGGGGACGTGACCCCCGACGACCCGACGTACGGATTAGACCAGATTCGCGCACCGCAAGTCTGGGACGAACTCGGAACCAGAGGCGAGGGTGCAAAAATCGCCGTCCTCGATACCGGCGTCGATATTGAACACCCGGATATAGAACTGTACACCGAAGACCCGTCCGACCCGACGTATCCCGGTGGATGGGCGGAGTTCGATGACAGCGGGAACATCGTTCCCGGCTCAGAGCCACGGGACAGTCACTACCACGGAACGCACACCAGCGCGACCGCGATGGGCGGTGCCAGCAGTGGCACTGCCATCGGCGTCGCACCCGAAGCGGACTTGATTCACGGAATGGTCATCCCCGGCGGTAGCGGTTCGACCGAGGGCGTCATCGGCGGCGTCCAGTGGGCCGTCGAGGAAAACGCCGATGTGGCGAGTCTCAGCCTCGGCGCTGGCTGTGGCCTGTTCGGTCCTGTTTACAACGACGCGTGGATTCCAGTAATCGAAAACTCCCGGTCGCTCGGAACGACGTTCGTCAGTTCCTCGGGCAACTCCGGGGAAGGCTGTGTCGGGTCGCCCGGCAACGACTTCAACTCGCTGTCCATCGGTGCGTCCGACAGCAACCGGGACATCGCGGATTTCTCCAGCGGACAGGAAATCGACAAAAGCAACTGGGAAAACCCACCGGAAGACTGGCCGGACACGTTCGTCAAACCTGACGTTTCGGCACCCGGCGTTGACGTGCTGAGCGCCGAACCGGGCGGGAGCTATCAGGAACTGTCGGGAACGTCGATGGCCGCCCCACACGTCGCGGGAACGGTCGCCCTGATGCGGTCGGCTAACCCTGACGCCAGTGTCGAAGAAATCGAAACCGCGCTCGAAGCCTCGGCTGAAAAGCCCGATGATTGGGACGCACCCGAGGACGAAAAGGACACTCGATATGGGAAAGGTATCATCGACGCCTACGCGGCGGTCGATGAGATGATATTCATCCCCGAATCCGAGTTGGGCGACGTGAACGAGAACGGCGCGGTCACCGTGCAGGACGTGCAACTCACCCAGCAGTACCTCGCGGGGCACGACCCGGCGAACTTCAACCCGAACCTCGCGGATATGAACCGCGACGGCGAAGTCACGTACACGGACTTGAACCTGCTACAGCAGAAAGTGCAGGGAACGCTCGAAGACGGTGAAATCGACGTTTCGAACCTCAGTTCACCCGACGAAGCCGAGCAGGGTGAGACGATCAACATCACCGCCGACCTCGAAAACCTCGGTGAGGAAGGCGCACTCGAAGAAATCGAACTCCACATCGCGCAGAACGAAAGCGACCTCGGGGACGGCGAACCGGCCGCGACGACGCCGGTCGATATGGCCCCCGAAGGCATCGACGACCCGGTTGACCGACCGCACGAATCGACGGTGACGTTCCAAGTCGATACGTCGGAACTGCCGGGTGGAACCGTTCACTACGGCGTGTTCTCGGAGTCCGACTCGGAAACCGGTCAGATGACCATTCTCGGGTCGTCCTTCGACGTTTCGAACCTGAACGCATCGGACGAAGTCGAGCAAGGTGAAACGCTCTCCGTGAGCGCAGACGTGACGAACACGGGCAATCAGCAAGACACTCAAACCGTCGAATACCGCATCAATGACCTCGAAACCCCGGTATTGTCGGAGAACGTGACGCTCGGTGCCGGTGAATCCACTACGGTGGAGTTCGACGCGAACACAAGTGACATCGGCAACGGAACCTACGAACACGGTGTCTTCACCGAAGACGATTCGGAAACCGCGGACGTCACCGTGTTCGAAGCGTTCTTCGACGTCACCATCACCGACGCGCCTGCCGAGGCCAGCGCCGGTGAAACGGTCAACGTCACTGCGGAAGTCGAAAATACGGGTAATGCGACTGACGAGCAGACCGTCGAGTACGACACGATGCCGCGCAACGTTGACGTGGCCGTGGTTGACGTGTCGGACAACGAACACGGCGACAACATCGCCAGCACGCTCGAAGAACACCTCGACACCGACATCTACAACGTCGATGTCGTGACAGCAGACGAGCTACCGGGCGCGATGGACGACTACGACACGTTCGTCGTTCAACGATTCGGTAGCGACCAAGTCGCCGCTGACTTCCTCGACGAACTGGACGCCGACCAAAGTGCTGTCTACCTCGATTCGTACCAAGGAGCCTCGTCGTACGCATACGCCGACGGCGTGTATCGACTCCACAACGTCCGCGGCGACCCTGTCGAACGGGACGCCAGCAGCGATTCGTCGCCTCCAGTGACCATCGACATTCAGGAGAACCACCCCGTCTTCACCGGTGTCGGTGAAGTCGGCGACTCCGTCGAGGTGTTCACCGGGAGCACCATCTGGGGTAGCTGGTTCGACGATTACAGCGGAACCATCTTGGCCGACGCCGACTACGGTTCGAGCAGTGCAGGCCCTGCCGTGGCCGTCAACGACGATAAAAACGAAGTGCTCCTGTCGGCCGTCGGGCGCGACTACTTCACCGAGGAGGACGAGTTCACTGAAGATGGTGACCTGCTCCTCGCCAACTCGGTTGCCTACCTCAGCGGTTTCGGCTCTGCCGCCGACGGCACGGCGCGCGCACAGGACGAGACGACCGCGAACGTCACGCTCGCACCGGGCGAGAGCGAAACCGTCGAGTTCACCCACACCCTCGACGACGAGATAGACCCCTCGATAGACTGGCTCCACGTCGTGTCGAGCGAGGACGACAGCGACCAATCGCCCCTCGACATCACCATCGACCGCGGCAACCTGACCGGAACTGTCACTGACACCGCCACCGGCGACCCCGTCGAAGGCGCAACCGTCTCGATCGACGTGGCAGTCGATGACGGAAACTACACCGCCGTGACCGACGAGAACGGCGAGTACCGAATCGACGGCGTTCCGTCGGGAACGCACGAGGTTTCGATGTCGGCTGACGGCTACGACGACGTGACCGAGAACGTCACGATTCCGGTAGACGACACCGCGACGTTGAACGTCGAACTCGACCCCACGCCGGGAACCATCAGCGGAACGGTCACCGCATCGGACACGGGTGAAGGCGTCGCAAACGTCACCGTCGCCGCCGAAGACGACGACGGGAACATCCACGAAACGACGACCGACGAGAACGGAAGCTACTCGCTCACCGTCACGGCAGGCACGTACGTCGTGAACGTTGCTGAAACGCCGGGCGACTACCGCCCGGACGAAATTGTCACGGTCGCCCCCGGAGAGACGGTGGACGGCGTTGACTTCACCGTCGAACCTGTTGAGGGCGTCATCGAAGGCTACGTCACCAACGCAGCAGGAATCCCCGTCGAAGGTGCGAACGTCATCGACGCCGACCAAGGCGCGTTCAACGTGACGACCGACGAAAACGGCTACTACCGCATCGAGAACCTCGACCGCGGTACCTACGCGCTCCGAACCACGCACGACCGCTACCCGGACTCGGACATCACGTTCGCCGAAGTCGCGGCGAACGGAACGACGACGCAGAACTTGACGCTCGGAACGTTCTTCGAAGTTTCGAACGTGAGCGCACCGAGCGAAGCCGAACAGGGCGAAGAAATCACCGTCTCCGCGACGGTCACGAACGTCGGCGAACAGGAGGACACTCGAACGGTGTTTTACTTCCCGCCGGGCACCGACTTCGGTAGTTCGGTGTTGCTCGAATCGCAATCGGAACTCAGCGAGCAGGTGACGCTCGACGGCGGCGAGAGCGCGACCGTCGAATTTAGCTACGCCATCGGTTCGAACATGGCGGTCGGCGACTACCAGCACGGCGTCTCCGCCGACGAAGTCGCCTCGACGAGCATCACCGTCACCGAAAACGAGTCATCCGACGAATCGAACTTCGAAGTGACGGAACTCGACGCACCGTCTGAGGCTGACGCTGGCGAGCAAGTGACCGTCAGCGCAACCGTCGAAAATACCGGCACCGCCGCCGGAACGCAGTCCATCGACTACCTGTTCGACGGCGCGGTCGAGAACGCGTCGGAACGGACGCTCGACCCCGGCGCGAACGCGACGGTCGAGTTCACGGCGACGATGCCGAGTGAAGTCGGTTCGTACCAACACGGAGTGACGACGGACGACGACCAGCGGCTGGCGGACATCTCCGTCGTCGAGAGCGAACCCGACCCGGCGTACTTCCAAGTGTCGGACGTGAACGGCCCCCAAGAAGCAGAACAGGGCGATGAGATAACGGTGTCCGCCACGCTGACCAACACGGGCGACGAAACCGCGACGCAGACGATTTGGCTCTTCTTCATGGCCGCTTCGGACACCGTCGAACCGGATTACGGCGCGCTCGGCGCACCGGCAATGATGGAACAGTACGCTCCACAAAGCTCCCGGCAGGTGACCCTCGACGGTGGCGAGAGCACGACGGTCGAGTTCAGCTA
- a CDS encoding LeuA family protein, which translates to MKTTAPPRGGVEFFEGTLAHTDEIENVRIFDTTLRDGEQTPRTSFTPDEKREIAAALDEMGTHVIEAGFPANGDAEFEAVRDIAESTQATTCALARIVDGDVETAIDTGADMVHIFASTSDVQIEDSMHATREEVKERAVKAVKRVAEAGASPMFSPMDATRTDPEYMDEIVEAVTDAGVEWINVPDTCGVGTPARFADLVARIREHTDARIDVHTHDDFGMATANAMAGLEAGADQVQVSVNGIGERAGNAAFEEVVMAAEGVYGVDTGIDTTEIAEISEMVAEYSEVPVPVNKPVVGANAFAHESGIHAAGVIENSDTFETGVMKPEMVGARREFVLGKHTGTHAVRKHLKQSGFTPTETEVRRITRRVKDRGAEKERVTVSDVQQFARELGVDSREEARA; encoded by the coding sequence CTGAAAACGACAGCACCTCCGAGAGGGGGGGTCGAGTTCTTCGAGGGCACGTTAGCCCACACCGACGAGATTGAAAACGTTCGAATTTTCGACACGACGCTCCGCGACGGCGAGCAGACGCCACGCACCTCGTTCACGCCGGACGAGAAGCGCGAAATCGCGGCCGCGCTGGACGAAATGGGAACCCACGTCATCGAGGCGGGATTCCCGGCCAACGGGGACGCCGAGTTCGAGGCCGTCCGCGACATCGCGGAATCGACGCAAGCGACGACCTGCGCGCTGGCCAGAATCGTGGACGGCGACGTGGAAACTGCAATCGATACCGGCGCGGACATGGTTCACATCTTCGCTTCGACCAGCGACGTGCAAATCGAGGATTCGATGCACGCCACGCGGGAAGAGGTGAAAGAGCGCGCCGTGAAAGCCGTGAAACGCGTCGCCGAGGCGGGTGCGAGTCCGATGTTCTCGCCGATGGACGCGACGCGAACCGACCCGGAGTACATGGACGAAATCGTGGAAGCAGTCACCGACGCGGGCGTCGAATGGATTAACGTCCCCGACACCTGCGGCGTGGGGACGCCCGCCCGATTCGCCGACCTCGTGGCGCGAATCCGCGAGCACACCGACGCCAGAATCGACGTGCACACCCACGACGATTTCGGCATGGCCACCGCGAACGCGATGGCCGGGTTGGAAGCGGGCGCAGACCAAGTGCAGGTCAGCGTCAACGGCATCGGCGAGCGCGCCGGAAACGCCGCCTTCGAGGAGGTCGTGATGGCCGCCGAAGGCGTCTACGGCGTCGATACCGGCATCGACACGACCGAAATTGCCGAAATTTCCGAAATGGTCGCAGAGTACAGCGAAGTACCGGTACCCGTCAACAAACCCGTCGTGGGCGCGAACGCCTTCGCCCACGAAAGCGGGATTCACGCCGCGGGCGTCATCGAGAACAGCGACACGTTCGAAACCGGCGTGATGAAACCGGAGATGGTCGGCGCTCGCCGCGAGTTCGTCCTCGGCAAGCACACCGGGACGCACGCGGTACGGAAACACCTCAAACAGTCCGGATTCACGCCGACCGAAACCGAAGTCCGGCGAATCACCCGCCGGGTGAAAGACCGAGGCGCGGAAAAGGAGCGCGTCACGGTGAGTGACGTACAACAGTTCGCCCGCGAACTGGGCGTCGATTCTCGTGAGGAGGCGAGAGCGTAA